A stretch of the Massilia varians genome encodes the following:
- a CDS encoding pepsin/retropepsin-like aspartic protease family protein, producing MTLQRPILSIAILYAGLLMSHAAWANSLPAGCEMREQAHIPLSFADDLRPVGEATINGSVVPAMLSTGAGESLVFNKKILERLGIEVRHTTSKLDAEDMRNPKTIDLYVDFSHANIKDFSIGPVKGKGGTYKVENFMDDTYGVRVGAGMLLQNDLEIALDAGYLKSFNPSGCIGAHLAYWDPQAASVLALWHPWQRDARVAFIATIGGQPIHALLSTATPHSYVPKAAAARLGLTPDSPGATREAPLPGHAADKPVWKVPVPLMSIGSLEVKDLDLRLMDLSHEGEALVLGADFLHRHRVYVAMEQKRIYFSPITVPQTRKRGSVQVIPQPLN from the coding sequence ATGACCCTCCAGCGTCCGATTCTTTCCATTGCCATACTTTATGCCGGCCTTTTGATGTCGCATGCGGCATGGGCGAATTCCCTGCCGGCAGGCTGCGAGATGCGGGAGCAAGCACATATCCCCCTCAGCTTCGCGGATGACTTGCGCCCGGTCGGCGAAGCCACGATCAATGGCAGCGTCGTTCCTGCCATGCTGAGCACAGGCGCCGGGGAGTCCCTGGTGTTCAACAAAAAAATCCTGGAGCGTCTCGGTATTGAAGTACGTCATACGACCAGCAAGCTGGACGCCGAAGATATGCGCAATCCGAAGACGATTGACCTTTACGTGGACTTTTCGCATGCGAACATCAAGGATTTCTCGATCGGACCAGTCAAGGGCAAAGGCGGCACCTACAAGGTCGAGAACTTCATGGACGATACCTACGGAGTCCGTGTCGGCGCCGGCATGCTGCTTCAGAACGACCTCGAAATCGCCCTCGATGCCGGTTACCTGAAGTCCTTCAATCCGAGCGGCTGCATCGGCGCGCACCTGGCCTATTGGGATCCGCAGGCAGCGTCGGTCCTCGCCCTGTGGCACCCATGGCAGCGCGACGCACGCGTCGCCTTCATCGCGACGATCGGTGGACAGCCCATCCATGCCTTGCTGTCCACCGCGACGCCCCATTCCTATGTGCCGAAAGCCGCGGCGGCCAGGCTCGGATTGACGCCGGACTCGCCTGGCGCGACACGCGAGGCGCCGTTGCCCGGACATGCCGCCGACAAGCCCGTATGGAAGGTCCCGGTTCCCCTGATGTCAATCGGTTCACTCGAGGTCAAGGACCTGGATCTGCGCCTGATGGACTTGAGCCATGAAGGGGAAGCACTGGTACTGGGGGCGGACTTCCTGCATCGCCATCGCGTCTATGTCGCCATGGAGCAGAAACGCATCTATTTTTCTCCGATCACCGTGCCGCAGACCCGAAAACGCGGTTCCGTACAAGTGATTCCGCAACCGCTGAACTGA